TTTGATAGGTTCTCCGGGGAGCACTAAAGGGTATGTTTGTTTAAGCAGTAATAAATACCTGAAGAGTTTTTCTAAAAGGCTAGGCTGTTTAGAAAAGAAAACTTGCCGAAAGGCTAAAACAATAAGCATGTGCTTGCCTTAAGATGAGGGTTTGTTATCCTCATGAGGATAGACAACTAGGGATCCCGAGAGAATTTTCGGGGGATGCTGAGAAGAGGGTTCTGTTGCTGTCTGTGTAGAAGAAGGAGATTCCGTTGTTGCATTAGGGAGTTCTGGGGTGTCTACAGGAGATGGCATACAGATCCTTAGTATAAATAGGTAGTTAGTGCTTTTTGCCAAAACGTTTAGTTAATGTCCACTCTCCATCTTTGTAGAATTGTTCAAATTCTTTGAATAATGGCAAGGTCTTGAGTTCTTCAAAATCCGTTTCGGTATCTTGATTTAAGATTTCTTTGATTTCTATAATTCTTAAAAGAGTGAGAAAACGTAGAGTGGGATAATCTTCAGAAGCCGCCGCCAACTGAAGAAGCTGAGAAGATTTTTCTAAGGCTGCTTGGTAATCTTGAGTAGCTTGAGCATCTGCGATTTCTTTTAATAAAACCTGAGCTGGGGAGGGCATATGGAAATTGGCTCCGCTGCTATAAGCAAGCCCCGCATAATAGGCTCCGCGTAATGGTTCATTATGGATATAGAAACATGAAGAAAGGAAACCTGCATAAGGCTTTACGGAATTTCCACCCATGCGATAGGCATGTTCTAACATTGGCAGGGCAGTTTTAGGAGGTATGAATCCCTGAAAAACTGCAGACTCTGCGGTTTTTGTAAGAAGAAGAATACTTTCGTGTTTTTTGCGATCACTTTTTTGAAAGTTATAAACGATCTTCCCCGTAAGAAATAAGGATAAAGTCACAAGGACTGTTAAAGTAAACGAATAGGAATAAACCCTTTTCCATATTGAGGATAGTAAGTTCTTCATGATTTTAAGATGTAAAGCGCTTAATAATCTCAGTGTATCTGGAAAAAATTTTTTCGTAAACTCCTTGATTTGAGATATTCTAACAGGGGAAAACACTAAAAAAAGCTCTTCACTTCTACAAGCTCTTTTGATAGAAAAACTTCTGTGATACTATTTTTCCTTAAAATAAATTGGGATAAATGCCATCTCTATGCCACTAAAAATGTTCCAGAGATGAATAAGAAAATAGCGAAGGTAGTTTGTGAGTGGAATTATCAATAAAGATACGATAATAGAAGTGGCTATCGATAATATTCGAGTGAGTCCCTTTCAACCTCGAAGGGTATTCTCTGAAGCAGAGCTTCAAGAATTAGTATCATCTTTAAAATCCGTAGGTTTAATTCACCCACCTGTAGTTCGTGAAATTCGTAGTGGCGATAAAATTTTATATTATGAATTAATCGCTGGGGAGCGTCGTTGGAGAGCTCTACAGCTCGCAGGATACACCACAATTCCCGTAGTTCTTAAGCAAGTAATCGCTGATGATATTGCTGCAGAAGCAACACTTATAGAAAATATTCAACGTGTGAACCTCAGCCCTATGGAAATGGCAGAGGCCTTTAAAAAGCTCATCAATGTTTTTGGTTTAACTCAAGATAAGGTAGCCCTACGTGTAGGGAAAAAGCGTTCTACAGTTGCAAATTACTTACGGCTGTTTTCCTTGTCGGAAACCATTCAAAAAAGTCTTTACTTAGGGGAAATTACTTTAGGGCATGCTAAAGTTATCCTTACTCTAGAAGATCCTAAATTACGAGAAACTCTCACCGAGAAGATTATCTCACAACGTCTTGCCGTTCGCGAAGCTGAACAAGAAGCAAAGAAATTGTTGTCAGGCGAGTCTACGATTTCTTCTTCTAAAGAACGCATAAAAATACCTTTGACTGGAAACTATCAAGGTATGCAAGAGCGTCTTAGCCAGTCTTTAGGCTATAAGGTAACGGTAAAGTCTCAAGGTTCTCATCATAGCATATCGCTACATGTTCATGATGAAGAGCAGCTCAAGCAGCTAGAAGAGTGGCTGTTGAAAAAGGCTTAGTCTTTAGAAGACCTTGGATCTTCTTTAAGTATCTCTTAAAGAATGCACTGATATGAGTGCTTGTCCCCATCGGATTGTTCAGGAATGGGCCCTTGAAGGCAAGTTTTCTGTCTTTTGGGACAGCGGTTATAAAAGACGCATCCTGTAGGAGAGGGAGTTTCAGAAGTATTTGTCTGATATGCTTTTAATTTGTGTTCTGCACTGCGATTTTCTGGAAGATCAGGAAGCTGTGAATTAAGAAGCATTTGTGTGTAAGGATGTTTAGGATTCAAGAAGATATCTTCTGTAGCTCCCGATTCAACAATTTTACCTTTATACATAATGATTACTTCTGAGCAAAAAGAGCGAACAACAGCTAAATCATGAGAAATAAACAGATAACTCATCTTCAGCTCTTTTTGCAAATTTGAGAGCATATTTAGGATCTGCGCTTGCATCGAAAGATCAAGAGCAGAAACTACCTCATCACATATAATAAGCTTAGGAGCCCCTAATAATGCTCTAGCTATAGACACACGTTGTTGTTGACCACCGGAGAGTTGATGAGGGTAACGGTAGAAATAATCAGCAGATAACCCTACAAGTTCTAAGGTTTCTCCAATTACAGAATGGAGTTTTTCTTTTGTAATTATGCGATGATGAATAAGAGCATGGCCTAAGCTGTCAAAAATCGTTTTTCTAGGATTTAAAGAGGCCTTAGGATTTTGGAAAACCATCCGCACATAGGAGCGAAGCTTTTTTAAATCATGTTTAGAGTGTAATTTGATAGGAGTATTGTTAAAAGATAAGTAGCCAGAGGTAAGCGATAATAATCCAGAAAGTGCTAATGCTAATGTTGTTTTTCCCGATCCCGATTCTCCAATTAGACCCACGATCTTCCCTGAAGGTATAGAAAAAGAAACATTGTCAATAGCTCTTGTTGCTATTGTCTTTCTTCGAAACCAACTTGAACGCTTATAATAATATTTTTTTAGCTGATTGGCTTGTACTAAAGAATCACTCATATAGCCAGCACCTTACTTTATGCCCTTTGCTTATATTTTGAATTTCAGGAGATTCCATTTTACATTTTCCATAGGCTTTCGAACATCTAGGATAGTAACAACATCCTGAAGGAAGAGCGCTGTAGTGAGGAGGTTGTCCAGGAATTGCTGTAAATGTGTCAGTTTGCAACGAAGGACGCGAAGCTAGAAGATCTTGAGTGTAGGGATGGGACGGGTTGTGAAAAATTTCCTTAGCAGAAGCGTACTCTGCCATTCTTCCTGCGTAGAGAACGAGGACCTCATCAGATGTTTCAGCAACAACACCCATGTTATGGGTAATAATTAATAAACTCATCCCTAGTTTCTCTTGTAAGCCTTTTAATAGCTGTAAAATCTGGTATTGAACAGAAACATCGAGGGCTGTTGTTGGCTCATCAGCAATTAAAATTTCTGGAGAGGAGAGCAAAGCCATAGCAATGGAAACTCTTTGTAGCATTCCTCCGGAGAGTTGATGAGGATAGAGTTTTAAACAAAGTTCAGGATTATGAAATCCTGTATCTATAAGAGTTTGGATAATTTTCTCTTTACCCTCTTTATGTGGAAGATGAAGATGCGTGCGGATAAGCTCTTGGAATTGTTGTTCTATCGTGAAAACGGGATTTAAAGAGGATTGGGGATTTTGGAAAATCATAGAAATTTTCGTTCCGAAAATTGATCTTAAAATTCCTCGTGGAGCTTCTAATAAATCTTTTTCATGGAAAAGAATTTTTCCTGATGCAGAAAATAACGGGGAAGGTAATAGCTGCATAAGAGCTTGAGCGGTTACCGATTTTCCCGATCCTGATTCCCCGATAATCGCTAACGTCCTTCCCTTATGCAAATCAAAGGACAATGACTCAACAATAGGGTAGCGTTCCCGACGTTTATTCAGGCTTACCGAAAGATCTTTAACCTGTAAGATGGGTGGACGAGTCATAAGTCATTTACAAGATCATTAAAGCACGTTATTATTACTAAAAAGGTATTCTTATGCAAACCCTTGCTCGTCTGTTCGGACAGTCTCCTTTTGCCCCGCTACAAGCACACTTGGAAGTCGTAGCATTTTGCGTTCAGCAAATGGTGCCAATCTTTACAGCTTTGCGAGATGGGGATTACAAACAGGTACAAACAATAGCGAAAAGTATTTCTGATAAGGAATATCAGGCAGATTGTATAAAAAATGATATGCGCAATCATCTTCCTGTAGGCTTATTTATGCCTATATCTCGGGCCGGATTGCTGGAGATTATTTCTATACAAGACAGCATAGCTGATGTTTCCGAAGATGTGGCTATCTTACTTACTGTTAGAAAGCTGCGTTTTTATCCAGAATTTGAGAAGATCTTTTTCCAATTCTTACATAAAAGTGTCGAAACTTTTGATCTTACTATGACGGTCATACAAGAATTCAATAAATTACTAGAAAGTTCTTTTGGAGGGCGTAAAGCTGATAAAGCGCGTTTTCTAGTAAGTCGCGTGGCGAAAGCAGAACACGAGTGTGATGTTATTCAACGAGAAATCATGCAAATATTCTTCTCCGATGAATTTATGATTTCTGAAAAAGAGTTTTATTTATGGCTGCAGGTAATTAAGCGTGCTGCGGGTATTTCCGATAGTTCGGAAAAACTTGCTCATCGAGTTAACATGACGCTGGAAGAAAAGTAATATTTCATGCTTGCCCTACTCATTTTTGTTCTCTTATGTGGTTTTTATACCTCTTGGAATATAGGAGCTAATGACGTTGCTAATGCTGTTGGCCCTAGTGTCGGATCCGGAGTATTAACATTACGTCAGGCTGTAATCATTGCCGCTATTTTTGAATTTTTAGGGGCATTGTTCCTCGGAGATCGTGTTGCAGGAACTATAGAAAGTCGTATAGTCTCTGTTTCAGATCCATTAATAGCTTCTGGAGATTACGTTTATGGCATGACAGGAGCTTTGTTAGCGACTGGAGTATGGCTACAACTAGCATCGTATTTTGGATGGCCGGTCTCTACAACCCATTCTATAGTCGGTGCCGTGATTGGCTTTGGTCTTGTTCTTGGTAAAGGAACAGTTATTTATTGGGGATCCGTAGGAGCAATTTTAATCAGTTGGGTAATCTCTCCATTAATGGGAGGATGCATCGCCTATTTGATCTTTTCTTTTATACGTCGAAATATTCTCTATAAAAACGATCCTGTAGGTGCGATGATCCGCATAGCACCATTTCTTGCAGCTTTTGTGATAATTATTTTAGGAATAATTATTGTTTGTGGCGGCGTAGTTACACGTTTAGTGCCTCTGCCCTGGGCTTTATTGTTAGTTTGCCTTGTAGGGGGATTTGCCTATGCCGTCATGTTTAAATATGTGCATACACCACATTGCTCCTTTATTTGTAGTTCACCAAAATCAGGAAGTTTACTTTGTCGTTTAAAAACATGCGGGGGAAACTATGGAAGGAAATACCTGATTGTAGAGAGAATTTTTGCTTATTTGCAAATCATCATTGCCTGTTTTATGGCTTTTGCTCACGGATCTAACGATGTGGCCAATGCCATTGCTCCTGTAGCTGGGGTTTTGCGACAAGCGTATCCCCAAGTATATTCTTCTTATACACTGATAGGACTTATGGCTTTTGGTGGCGTTGGATTAATTATAGGGTTATCTGTTTGGGGATGGCGAGTGATTGAAACTGTAGGCTGTAAGATTACCGAACTTACTCCTTCGCGGGGATTTTCTGTAGGTTTAAGTGCTGCTGTTACAATTGCTTTGGCATCAGCTATGGGCTTGCCTATATCTACAACTCATGTAGTTGTTGGTGCTGTCTTAGGGATAGGTCTTGCTCGTGGTATCCACGCTATTAATTTAAATATTATCAAAGACATTATCATGTCGTGGTTTATCACTCTTCCTGCAGGAGCGATACTCTCTATTCTATTTTTCTTTGCTTTAAGAGCGCTCTTCCAGTAAAAATAGGGAAATCATCTTAGATAATTTCTCAAGGTATATGGATAGATTGACAGTCAGGGACCTTTCCCCAGAAGAAAAAAAGGTTTTAGTTCGTGTAGATTTTAATGTTCCTATAAAAGATGGGAAGATTCTTGATGATATTCGCATTCGTAGCGCTATGCCAACAATCAACTATCTTTTGCAGAAACGCGCTGCTGTAATTTTAATGAGTCACTTAGGCCGTCCTAAAGGAACTGGTTTTGAAGAGAAGTACTCTCTTCAACCTGTTGTTGAGGTTTTAGAAGGTTATTTAGGACATCATGTGCCTTTAGCTCCCGATTGTATCGGAGAAGTTGCTCGTCAGGCAGTAGCGCAGCTGTCTCCTGGACGGGTATTACTACTAGAGAACCTCCGCTTCCACAGAGGGGAAGAACATCCTGAAGAAGATCCTACATTTGCTGCTGAACTTTCCTCTTATGGAGACTTTTATGTAAACGATGCTTTTGGCACTTCTCATAGAAAGCATGCCTCTGTGTATACGGTTCCCCAAGCATTTCCCGAGAAATCTGCTGCGGGTCTTCTTATGGAAAAAGAACTCGAATTTTTAGGCCAGCATCTGCTCCTTGCTCCTAAACGACCATTTACTGCGATCCTTGGTGGGTCTAAAGTATCTTCAAAAATAGGAGTAATAGAAGCCTTACTGTCGCAAGTAGATAATTTACTTTTAGCAGGAGGCATGGGGTTCACCTTCTTAAAAGCATTAGGAAAATCCGTAGGGAATTCCTTAGTTGAAGAATCGGGAATAGAACTTGCTCGTCGTGTTTTGAAACTTGCTCAGCAACGTAATGTGCGTATTGTTCTTCCTATAGATGTGAAGGTCGCAAAGACCTGCGAACCTGGGGTGACATGGTCAGAAATGTCTATAGATCAAGGTATTCCTTCGGATCTTGAAGGTTTAGATATTGGAACTAAGACTATTCAGGAGTTTTGTAAAATCATCGATGTTTCAGCAACAGTATTTTGGAATGGTCCCGTCGGTGTTTATGAAGTTCCTCCTTTCGATCAAGGTTCTATGTCTATTGCTAATTGCCTAGCACGACATTCTTCCGCAACTACTGTGGTTGGTGGTGGTGATGCTGCAGCAGTTGTTGCTTTAGCTGGATGTACTTCTCAAGTCTCACATGTATCGACGGGTGGAGGAGCTTCTTTAGAATTTTTAGAAAAAGGGTTTCTGCCGGGAACAGAGGTTCTATCTCCAGAGCAAGATTAAAATTCCTAAAGCTACTCTGTAAAAGGTGCTATATAGCGCCTTTATATCTAGGCACTAATGTCGTATTTCACGTCTTTTCTTTTGCATTCTTGTAATTAAGATTTCCTTATAAGCACTTTTCATAAAATTAATAATTTTTTTGTTTCATTTAAAATATTCTTATTTAATTCCTAGTTTGAAACAGAAAACTATTTCTTAACCCCTTCATTTATAACAGTTAAGCAAATTCAGAAGTGCTTTCGTTAATCTAACGTTCCACCCATCTTTATCTAATTTAAAAAGCGTATTTTCAATGAGATACGCTTTACTTGTTTATTAATTCTTATATTTTCAATTTCTTTCATTTTTGTAATTAAATTGTGCTGTTTTAGTTTTATTTTTGAATAAAAAGTGTGCGGCTAAATCAAATTTAATTTTAAAATTAAAATATAAAAATGGAGAAAAACTATGGGAATTAATCCAAGCGGTCGCGGAAATAATAATGATCTATGGATTTCAGGCGCTCATGATCAACATCCAGATGTCCAGGATGCTGGAGGTCCTTCTGGAGCAGTGGGTCCCCATAGAGTTTCCACACAAAATAATACCTCAGAAACTCCCAGTTTCTTATCAAGAATCAGCGCTGCTGTAAGTAGTTTCTTCTCCAATATATTTGGTAGAAGTTCTTCTTCACGAACAAGTTCTCGAGCTTCCTCTCCGCAGCAAACTCCATCTAGTAGTCGTAGATCCTCAAATGCATCGGATATGGAAGTTGGGGGCGCAGGATCAGATACAGGTAGTATAAAATCTACAGGTAGTACGGGCTCTAGCGATAGTGCAAGATCGATAGAGGGTGCTGCTCGAGGATTACAAAAGAAAGGTTACACTCCAGGAGTTAAAGTGGACTCACCAACAGTCCCTCGTAGGGGCGGAGTTCAACGTCCGAATACACCGCCACCACCGCCTCCTTCTTCTCCATCAACAAGTGGTATAAGACCTGTACGCGCTGCTCCACCTCCACCAACTACAGCAGGTACATCGCCATCCCCATCAACAAGTGGAACTGGATCTACAAAACGTAAGGCTCCTCAGCCTCCAGAAGCTCCTAATAAACGTCAAAGAACACGTCGTGACAGTATATCCTCTATTTCTAGTGCAGACTCTACAGTGAGTACGGACTCGAGTGTTGCTGAGTCGCGATCAATAGCAGATAGATTAAAAGCAGAATTAGAAATTCATAATACAACAAAACAAGCGCAGTTAGATTCTCTATCTACTCAGGTTAAAAATCGTTGGATAGAACGCGAAATAGACGAACCTATGGCTTACGGGCTTTCCTGTATGCAGACATTAACAGCTAGATTAGGTCAGGCACGT
This portion of the Chlamydia crocodili genome encodes:
- a CDS encoding ParB/RepB/Spo0J family partition protein, which gives rise to MSGIINKDTIIEVAIDNIRVSPFQPRRVFSEAELQELVSSLKSVGLIHPPVVREIRSGDKILYYELIAGERRWRALQLAGYTTIPVVLKQVIADDIAAEATLIENIQRVNLSPMEMAEAFKKLINVFGLTQDKVALRVGKKRSTVANYLRLFSLSETIQKSLYLGEITLGHAKVILTLEDPKLRETLTEKIISQRLAVREAEQEAKKLLSGESTISSSKERIKIPLTGNYQGMQERLSQSLGYKVTVKSQGSHHSISLHVHDEEQLKQLEEWLLKKA
- a CDS encoding oligopeptide/dipeptide ABC transporter ATP-binding protein, producing the protein MSDSLVQANQLKKYYYKRSSWFRRKTIATRAIDNVSFSIPSGKIVGLIGESGSGKTTLALALSGLLSLTSGYLSFNNTPIKLHSKHDLKKLRSYVRMVFQNPKASLNPRKTIFDSLGHALIHHRIITKEKLHSVIGETLELVGLSADYFYRYPHQLSGGQQQRVSIARALLGAPKLIICDEVVSALDLSMQAQILNMLSNLQKELKMSYLFISHDLAVVRSFCSEVIIMYKGKIVESGATEDIFLNPKHPYTQMLLNSQLPDLPENRSAEHKLKAYQTNTSETPSPTGCVFYNRCPKRQKTCLQGPIPEQSDGDKHSYQCIL
- a CDS encoding ABC transporter ATP-binding protein — encoded protein: MTRPPILQVKDLSVSLNKRRERYPIVESLSFDLHKGRTLAIIGESGSGKSVTAQALMQLLPSPLFSASGKILFHEKDLLEAPRGILRSIFGTKISMIFQNPQSSLNPVFTIEQQFQELIRTHLHLPHKEGKEKIIQTLIDTGFHNPELCLKLYPHQLSGGMLQRVSIAMALLSSPEILIADEPTTALDVSVQYQILQLLKGLQEKLGMSLLIITHNMGVVAETSDEVLVLYAGRMAEYASAKEIFHNPSHPYTQDLLASRPSLQTDTFTAIPGQPPHYSALPSGCCYYPRCSKAYGKCKMESPEIQNISKGHKVRCWLYE
- a CDS encoding TIGR00153 family protein, coding for MQTLARLFGQSPFAPLQAHLEVVAFCVQQMVPIFTALRDGDYKQVQTIAKSISDKEYQADCIKNDMRNHLPVGLFMPISRAGLLEIISIQDSIADVSEDVAILLTVRKLRFYPEFEKIFFQFLHKSVETFDLTMTVIQEFNKLLESSFGGRKADKARFLVSRVAKAEHECDVIQREIMQIFFSDEFMISEKEFYLWLQVIKRAAGISDSSEKLAHRVNMTLEEK
- a CDS encoding inorganic phosphate transporter, which produces MLALLIFVLLCGFYTSWNIGANDVANAVGPSVGSGVLTLRQAVIIAAIFEFLGALFLGDRVAGTIESRIVSVSDPLIASGDYVYGMTGALLATGVWLQLASYFGWPVSTTHSIVGAVIGFGLVLGKGTVIYWGSVGAILISWVISPLMGGCIAYLIFSFIRRNILYKNDPVGAMIRIAPFLAAFVIIILGIIIVCGGVVTRLVPLPWALLLVCLVGGFAYAVMFKYVHTPHCSFICSSPKSGSLLCRLKTCGGNYGRKYLIVERIFAYLQIIIACFMAFAHGSNDVANAIAPVAGVLRQAYPQVYSSYTLIGLMAFGGVGLIIGLSVWGWRVIETVGCKITELTPSRGFSVGLSAAVTIALASAMGLPISTTHVVVGAVLGIGLARGIHAINLNIIKDIIMSWFITLPAGAILSILFFFALRALFQ
- a CDS encoding phosphoglycerate kinase, with protein sequence MDRLTVRDLSPEEKKVLVRVDFNVPIKDGKILDDIRIRSAMPTINYLLQKRAAVILMSHLGRPKGTGFEEKYSLQPVVEVLEGYLGHHVPLAPDCIGEVARQAVAQLSPGRVLLLENLRFHRGEEHPEEDPTFAAELSSYGDFYVNDAFGTSHRKHASVYTVPQAFPEKSAAGLLMEKELEFLGQHLLLAPKRPFTAILGGSKVSSKIGVIEALLSQVDNLLLAGGMGFTFLKALGKSVGNSLVEESGIELARRVLKLAQQRNVRIVLPIDVKVAKTCEPGVTWSEMSIDQGIPSDLEGLDIGTKTIQEFCKIIDVSATVFWNGPVGVYEVPPFDQGSMSIANCLARHSSATTVVGGGDAAAVVALAGCTSQVSHVSTGGGASLEFLEKGFLPGTEVLSPEQD
- the semD gene encoding SemD/SinC family type III secretion system effector; this translates as MGINPSGRGNNNDLWISGAHDQHPDVQDAGGPSGAVGPHRVSTQNNTSETPSFLSRISAAVSSFFSNIFGRSSSSRTSSRASSPQQTPSSSRRSSNASDMEVGGAGSDTGSIKSTGSTGSSDSARSIEGAARGLQKKGYTPGVKVDSPTVPRRGGVQRPNTPPPPPPSSPSTSGIRPVRAAPPPPTTAGTSPSPSTSGTGSTKRKAPQPPEAPNKRQRTRRDSISSISSADSTVSTDSSVAESRSIADRLKAELEIHNTTKQAQLDSLSTQVKNRWIEREIDEPMAYGLSCMQTLTARLGQARLEAQKELRVLRPGINEAPLKAAISQSRSIWDLGEKEQKQDGESVLLQVLIRMGLEGSLLSPEVDYVDYVDQLVEEYGDTSEGYNWQPTLQSLAQDLNGIRNSNPNGMKKFWSSFAGKGEVTVRSLTNKFMAANTGKYDPSSVKVDVRWNRGALDLMKSLSPEVYVKTVSIMAIDAFTLRE